GTTGTTTGGTCAATCGGGTCAAATcccgagaagaagaagaagacgaactCAGGGTGTTGGGTTCAGAAGTACAGCTCCGGGGATGTGTACGAGGGAGAGTTTCGTAAAGGGAAGTGTTGGGGGAGTGGGGTTTATTACTATTCGGTGAAGGGGAAGTACGAAGGGGACTGGGTTGATGGGAAGTACGATGGGTATGGAGTGGAGACGTGGGCGAAAGGGAGTAGGTACAGAGGTCAGTACAGGCAAGGGATGAGGCATGGAGGTGGGGTGTATAGGTTTTATACAGGGGATGTGTATGCTGGTGAGTGGTCTAATGGACAGAGCCATGGGTGTGGTGTGTTTACCTCTGAGGATGGTAGTCGGTTTGTTGGGGAGTTTAAATGGGGTGTTAAACATGGCCTTGGTCATTACCATTTCAGGTAAAAAACTCATCAGCTTTTCgtttgttttaactttgtctGGTTTTGAACACTGCAGAGTCGTTTAACTTTTGTAGAAATGGTGGAGCTTTCTTTCTGTATAAGGGTGAACTGTTGACCATTAACCAGTGTGGAATAGAAATTAATGTGGTTTCTGAAAGTTTCTGGCTACCAATCTGAACTTTCTCAGTTAAAGGCTTTATTAGTTGTGCTTTAACTTAGGATGCTATGTTAGGTCTATGTTGCTTGTGGGAATGTTCTGAAGTTTATGGCATTCGATTTTGAGGTCTTGATGGATTGTTAGGCTGCTTATACGTTCTGTTGTTGGCGACGATTACTGCCATTGATAAGTGCATTAGATATTACCCTTTAAGATTCTGCCTTTCAGTTCAAGTTACGTGTGACAGTAGTTCTTATCTTTGAAACATTATGTCTTGGGGGGGGGGGATCAAGGTTCTAGCTTTTTGTTACGGACATGAGCAGCCATTGATCTTAAAATAATTCAACTAATTATTGTCTTCTCTTTTCTAGTGATACTTGGCTAACTTGAAACCATACCTCTGTTGCAGAAATGGTGATACATACGCTGGGGAGTATTTTGCAGACAGGATGCATGGTTTTGGAGTGTATCAGTTTGGAAACGGGCATCGGTATGAAGGAGCCTGGCATGAGGGGAGAAGGCAGGGTCTTGGTATGTACACATTCAGGAACGGTGAGACGCAGGCAGGCCATTGGGAAGACGGTGTCCTCAGCTGTCCTACCGAGCAGACCACCCGTCATGGTTCATCGTTTTCCATCAGTCATTCCAAGGTTCTCGCTACTGTTCAGGTAACTTATGAGCTTATCTTACTCCTACTAGTACATACAAAATTAGTTACTTTGAATTTTGTTCATCTCTTGAGGAGTTAAGAGACCAATTTGTATAACTAGTTTTAATTTTCATTGTGTGATTGGTACCTACATTAGGTTTTGATCCTTACCCTTTTCTCTCTGTTCATTCAACAGCAAGCTAGGAAAGCAGCCGAGAAAGCACATGAAGTTGTGAAAGTGCAAGAGAGAGTGAACAGAGCAGTGATGGTTTCGAACCGAGCAGCAAATTCGGCTAGAGTTGCTGCAACAAAGGCTGTTCAAACCCAAACATATTACAGTAGTGGCGGCGATGATCCCTTGTGAGATCGTGTGTCAAAGCTTTTGACATAGTCACAGTCATGAATCTCACCTGGAACTTCTTCGGTGACATGAGAGATAAAACAGAGACATCTGGAGATGGCAGTCAAAAATTGGCATCTCCGTTTGAGATTTGTCTTGAAGGTGGAACCACTTGGAACCAATGTCGAGATCTCATTAGTATTAAATAAGAGATCTGGATATGGAGCAAGCAATGCAGGTTTACTTTTATTATGAGCAGGCTGGTGGTTTATAAGCTGTAAATAGGTTGTTGAAGAGTAAGCAATGTGTGTTAACAAAAGATCTTTGTAACAAGCGTAACCCATGTAAAGAGAAGCAATAAAACATTGTCTTAGTTTTACAACGTGTGAAAATGACACCTCTTCCTACTAGATTTTGTTTCAACAGATATAATCAACCAACCAAGATAATGTATAATGAATAAGAACTAAGAAAACAAATCACAAGTTATAAGAATCAAGCTAGTGATTTCTTCTTACAGAAAAGTGTAGGCATCTGCTGTTCAGCAAATCCTTACAGCAGCAAGTGCCAACAGCCTAGGACATCATAACCCGAGctttacacaaaaaaaaaaaaacacatagttAAATGGGCCCAACTCAAATATTGGCCCAGGCCCATAAGACGATTCTCACCCGCTGTCTCTCAAGTCCGTTTTAGTCAAAACATGACCGGAAAAAATCCCAAAAAACGAAGAGAAAAGATGCAGAAATCGTTCTCGTTGATCCAAACGGTGGCAATCTCCGGCGTTTTCTCGGCCGTCTCTTGCTGGTGAGCCATTTTTTTCATCTAAGACTCTGATTTCTCGCTTCTCCTCTATCCCATTTCATCAATTTAGGGTTCTCACTGTCTTTTGTGTTAACAACTCTTAAAAGGTATGGATTCGTGTTCGGTAGAGAATCGGCGAGAAAAGAGCTCGGTGGTTTGATCGAAGAACTCCGTAGCAGCGGTGGAGGTTCTGACTCTGCTTCTCCTCCTCATTCTTGAGTTAGGTCCTTTTTGATTTCCAGAATGTTCCTTTTGCACTCTTGGTTGAGTAATTTTTGTGTAAACTATTTGGGGATCTCGgatttcaaattcaaataagaaaaaagattaCAATCAATGCTTGCTTATTAGGTGATGATGGTGATAAGAGTAACCCACCTTGATTGAGATCCATAAACATCCTAACACCATACTGGTTTAGTAGTCTCTCCTCTctatgtttatttatatgtatCAGACATCAAGAACATATACTGTACAATCATGGCCGTTGATTATTTAAGactaaactagattttgatccgcgctttggaagcgcggaatattttacgatgaaaaatttcactaataacttaacaaatattttggtaatttttaaagagtgtatatttaaaatatttttgcatttaaattagtgtttttaaattcaacccgattgtgattataccggttaatccggagatctgacaattcaatttaggtttttaaaatattcatattaaaaaaatcactaaaacccgagactaaccgattgaactgatggatgaccgatatgtaatctaattggatttaaattgtaatagtttcatattttgtagttttataatccaaattttaaagttcattattttgcaatttatgaaattataacgtttctacaaaattttaaaaagaaaatgatagatataaaataactaagattaattattgtattgtttggaaacattgatagtagtataaaaatatattgtttggaaacattgatagtagtataaagaaataagtatattgtttggaaacatggatagtagtataaagaaaagaatattagtgatttaatgtaggtttaactataaagtataaatgtgtatctaatttaaaaacttacaaaataaatgttaggtccaacacaatgtttctgttttaataagatagatgatcaATACATatgttatttgatattttaatttgggAACGTGATGAATGTTTCATCTTTTTTAACCAGAGAAGTCTCTTTCAACCTCTGACAAAACCCACATAAAGCTCACTTCCTGtttgtgtcttcttcttcagagAGTCGCCTGCCATAACTACCTTCCATGTTCTTAACAAACTCTACCAACTACTATCATCGGTTCAAGCATttttcaagaaacaaaaaaaaaagttagcaAAACAAAGTGAAAAAGGAGATGAAAAAATCTTCTGTGTTCCTTGGCAAAAACAAAGGATTCttcttattattaaaagaaactCGAATGTAAAAGATGAGAAGCATTcatgttttgagaaaaaaactcaaaaacattTGGGTTTTGTAACAAAGAGCAAAGTGTACAGATAGATCCTTCCGAGAATGCCTAACTCTGTTATACACACAAATTTTAAACAGATCAACGCAAAAGCTATCTTTGACGAAAACcccaaaaggaaaaaaaaacacagaaaccTCTCCCTGTTTTGCAAAGTCTAGATCTTTACAAGAAGCATAATCTTCTTTCCAAAAGCAAACGAAAATGTGTGGAAAAGATTCATTCTATACGCAAGTTCCTTGCAGATTCAGATTCCATGGATCTGTAATCATCTCGAACTCTAATGGCTCTCCAATCAGACTCTTCTTTGGTTTGCCTCAGAGCCATGAAGTGTAGTGCGTCACTCCTGACCTGGTATATGTGGCATGCCCACGGATACGAGTCAGGTGACGACCAAACCTTCTGTTCCTCAAACTCCGTCTGCTCAGCCAGAGACGTCGGCATGCAATACACTGTGTTGGGCTCTGGCTCCTTGAAACTAGCAACTGCAACGCATCCAGGAGATACGAATCCTTCAGGAGCCCGAGGATGCCAGATCGACACAGGACTTACGTAATCATCTAAGCAGTTCCTCCACACCTGACAAGTGAATATAACATTATGTTATCATCTGAGGTAGaacttgaggaagaagaaagccAATTGGTTCGTTTAGCACTTTTTCACTATGTTAAATGCAAAGGATTAACGAGTGAAATTAATTGATGAGAGAATACTTACGAGGTCATAACCCACTGGAAGTGCAAACACTCCCTCGGTGTTATTGTAAACAGCAGCAACATTTGGAGGATGGCTACCAACATGAGCTACATCACCTACTGACACAAATCTGGTAAAGAAAGACAATAACGAAACTGCTTCAGTTTCAAGAACAATTCAGCGCAACTAGAGTATTATCATTAGCGCAGCAAATAATACTTACCCCTCTGGACAACTGGGTCTCCATATAGTGCACACTCCTCCATCTTCAGAAACCtgaaagcaaaaaaagaaagaaaataattgtaagcAAACCTCGAAACGGTTTGATCTTTAGGTGAAATCCTAAGGTTTCGTCCCATAAGGATTCTTTTTTTGATATCTACTGATGACAAAGATGTGAGGTCCATGGCAGAGATTTGAAAATTACCTGCTTTTTGCACAGAGTACATCGACCTTTGGATTCTCGCTCACTACTCCAGATTTTTGAGAAATTGATAGTATGTTTGACAAACTTCCTATCATCCGAGACAGAatttgaggaagaagaaagttcTCTCGATTTTATAATAGCCTTGTTGCTGTACGATTTCGAGTCTCTCCCATCAGCCTCATTCCAAGCAAAATACACATGTCTCTGGCTTGAAGGAACCTGCGACGAGAAGATAGAAAGTCCATTAGGCAGTGGCACGAGCTTCTATACATGCATGTTACAGCGATTAGTAAGCTATGTGGAGTTATAAACCAATGTAAAACATGTCTATATGGTCACATCGGTATTATTATAACACAGAAGACCAAAGCATCTTCCTTCATTCAAAATCAAGTCAACTAATTCACATATTAATCTAGCACCTATGATGAGATTAGGAATAGTAATAACCTTGAGAACATGATTTTTCATGTTGGACTGATATGCTTTCCACATTTTTCGCACTACTGAACAAATTCGAACAGCTTGGGGTTCTAGTACATCTGATTCTTCCGACACGCTGCACTTAATAACCTGAGCAAAGCTCTCTGACTTCTGAAAGGTCTTCAGATGCAGTATGAGATGCGAGGGCCTTTGGCCACCTGCCTTTGCCAATTCCAACGCCATAAGTTCCTCCCAAGGCACATCCCACATGATCTTGCTGGGTTTCTTATCCATCTTATCCATATCAGAGCACTAAAATGGAAAGTAGCAAGTCagcaaacaaaataattttaagacaTAAATGAAAAAATCTCCAGGTGAAAGGGCATGCTAGTGGATTTGACCTGCAATAGCACAACCCTCTTGTTTGTCACAATGACAATGCGTTTGTATGGAACAAGGAAATGTTCTTCATAGCAATCAGATAAAGCGAATTTTGAGGGTTCCCTGAATATCTCTGTACAGCCAAAATGCCGACTTGCTTCTGCTAGGTGCAGGAGCATCTGCAAAAACAGATATCAGAACCAGCTTAGAAGTTTTGAGCATGAATGGCAAGTATGACTAGAAGAATGCAAGTTAATATCTTTCTGGTAACATAAACAATACAATTTAAACCATATCCCAGGAGACTTAGATGTACAACTATCATATTGAAATATTGCATGCTTGAATAGCCGACTTGTAGTTACTAAATTTTGGATTTGGTCGTAGAATAAAGCTTCCACATTTTCTCAATATGCTGTCTCACTAATAGACAATAAGAAGAAACTGAGGCAGTACCTGGCCTATAGCTTCCCTCTCGTCATATTCCCTGAGTATACCATCAGCATGAACTGCACGAGGATTTCTAATTCTCTCCAACGCAGTCCTGTTGCTCAAAACCTCCAAACATCGGGTGCAACTTGCTCCAATTCCATCAACGGTCAATGAGAAAAAATCTAATGCACCACTCATCGGTTGTACGAAAAATCCTAGGAAAGCCCGTCCTACCCCATGGGCAAACCCTAAGATACCATTTTGTCGGGCACTCTCTACCGGCTTCGTAACAACTCCTGATACTCCGAAGGCAACACCTTGTGCTAGGGCTTCCGTTCCTTGAACAAAAGCATCACCTACACCAGTGATCCTCCTCGACCAAACCTGATCCATTTTTTCAGCCCTCCTTTAGGCAGACTGCTAAAAGTGATCAACTTAATTTTGTTGCAAAAAAATATGTACCTGTCTTTCCCTCAGTTGCAGGAATTGACCATCAGTTGAAAGCGCCGCAAATCCTCTACTAAGAGAAGCCAATGTTGAGCTAGTCATACCCAAAACATCTACTGAGAAAATCAAATGTAAAGGATTGTGGATCAGATCTCTCCATATACGATTCCCAATGGCTGGAAGTATTGAACTTTTCCGTATGAACCGATCTCTGTGCATTACTCTCCTCAGATGGACCTAaacacagatttttttttttgaatcattAGCAACATTCTCGCGCTCTTTTTTTAGCAGTAAATATTCCATGACAAAATCTCGTGACaatcaaagtaaaaaaaaagactcttTTTGATGTCGTAAGATATTCTGAGCTACTAATCCCATGCTGGGAGTCAAAAAGAACATGGCTGAAATCAGCCATGCTTCAACAGTTCTTAATTTACAACTAGTTTTCAGTTCTCACAATATATAGCCAGCTAATCTCCCATGAAATGGAACCACGTATCCCAATAGTTAGTTCTATTACTAGACTGCGCAGGATGTAACGCCAAGAGAGCGATTGTACTTCACTATTCCATTTCATATATGGGAGTAACTTCATAGAAATCAGTTACCTGAATTTTAAATGCATTTCCAACAGCAGACAAAATCGGACTCCAAACACCCAGAATTCCATGAGGCCTCTGAGCTGGCGCTGTTTCCAGTGAGACCTTCAGCCTTACCTCTGAAACATCTATGAGGctgaaaatcaaaaacaaaattaagttAGATTTGCTGGCTTTACATGCCAAAATGGCCACAAATACTACGAACTTCATCCCCCAAATGGTAAAATTCTATAGAAGGTAAGAATACTTTATATGTATCTCAGGATCAACTTGCGCGACACTAGAACTTTTCGGGAGACGATCCATCTGGAGCTTATTGTAGAATTCAGACGAAGCCCAAATGATAGGCTCGTGAATGTTTAGTCGCCAGGTATTATCTGTCACCTATCAATCAAATAGTAAATCCATCATGTGCTTCAAATAGTATCTCATACGTCTGAGTACCATGAAGATAGACCTGAATAGGATACATACCCGTACATATACATATGGATACACTTGGGTGCCATCAGTTTCTTCATTACACATTGTAATTGTCATCTTAAGCACGGGTTGATGACTATCTCCAGCTTTATCTGGTGCCAATAGTACTGGCATTAGAGTTAGAGGTAGCTGGTTATCAATCTGTAAATGGCCCAGTATGACTTTGAACCTGTAAACCAAGAAAAGAATCACATGTTCAGAATTTCGAAGGTATTTCATGTATACTGACATAAAGCAGTGCAGTTGCATCGCCTACTCATACGAGCACATATAACTTCCACTGAAAATTTAACAAGAATGTGCAACACAAAGACCACTAGTTTTGTAGATAACACCATTTTTCCTAAAATTAGCACATTTTGATTTACCTGACTAGTGTATCTATTACTTTAAACTATATCCCGTATTCTAAATTTCCAAACATAGGCAAGCACATGAAATCATATTGATATTTTGGTTACATCACTCCATATATACGGGCAAACAGAATAAAAATAACAGTACTGCAATATATGAGCGTACCTGCTAGTCCTTCCCTCATCATACCCAGTAGAGTACGATACGAAAACTTTTTCAAGATAAAAATATGATAGCTCTTTTGGCGTGTGATCTACAAGTGAGATCCCCACTAGTCCCATTTCGACAATGAACTCCAGAGTGGTGGTCTTGTGTTCTGAAGGTGTCTGAGAAGTAGAATATCCATGATTCCCAACCGATGTCAAAGATATGATTTCATGAGGACTCTGTGACGTACTGTCATCATCAGTGAATCTAGCAATCTTGATGTCACCTACTTCTTTAACATGAAAGTTCACCTCTAAGTCCCTACACAATTCAGAATCCACAACACTATTTTCCATGTCTAGTCTAAAAACCCCAGCGCGGTGGTCACTTTCAACCTTAGCATCCAAAAATTTCTGACCATAAGGATCTTCCCAAGCAAAATTTACTGTGGTAAGAGGTTCCAACAAAACCCACGAATCTTCACTAAAACCAGATTGGCGGACACTGATTCTTTTGACAGTTGTTCTATTCTCAACCCTGGATTAAAAAAGTTCACAAAAGATATGAGAAAATTAATGAtggtttcacaaagatgtatgtATGTCGATCTTAGAGAAGATACCTCATAGGACCATTGCTTGGTCCAAGTCGAAATACAACTATAAAACGTGAACCTTCTTCAAATCCTCGTATCTCTGCTTTCAAAAATCTACGAGCACCACTTTGACTCCTTAATACAAGAACAATTGTGTCTTCTCGAGCAACTTGAATAGGAAATGACCAGTCTGTTTCTCTTAACCGCACCTGAAATTAGGCCAGGTAATAACAAAATGATACATATTTCTCAAAATGGTAGCCAGGGGAAGCATCCACATGCCAAACAATTTAACAACATAGAACATAATCCACTTGCATTCAAACTGTTATTCACTGCTCCACTTCAAGAAATATCACTGATTTGACTGAGCAAATATCATACTACATGCTTCCAGTGAACACCCTAAACAACAGCCTTACCCAAAAAAATTTCTTGCAGTTTTGCAACTATTGACTAAAGCAATAATATGAGGAACAGCTAACGGTAAAGATTCTTCAACATTAACAGCTCACCTGAAGTTCATCTCTCCCACTTGGTTGGAAAACAAAGGAGACCCTCGAATCATATGCACCGAGTACTTTTGGTTCATCATCACTGTtcagtttaatatatatgtcTTCACCGATCCTGTTGGTGAATGTCATGAATGGTCGTACAGATATGatctgagaaaaaaaattcGAGTCAGTAAGTAATAACAGAGAAGGTGTAGAAGATAAACTGCTTATTACCTTTGTAGGAACTGACTGATAACCGCAAGGTTTTGTAGATAGAAATAGCCGCATGCATTTTCCTTCGGGATCATACGCATCCACATCCAAAGATCCATCCTATTGAAATAAGTGCCAATCATAATAATGATAGGGCCAGAAAAGCTCAGTTTTAGAGCAAACTAGTATACCGAAAAATAAAATAGCATACAACTGACCATGTCACCAAGGGCAGAAAGATCTTTTGCAGGACCATGTTGCTGATTGCCAGATTGAGATATAGACACTGAAAGGCTCATATGTTTGAAATTCAAATTAGAAGCAATTGTATGATCTTCATATATGTCTTCTTCAGTTATCTCCACCGGGACTACTTcgtcattttttttatttcgaaatggaagaccaattttttttgttttcttattccCTGGCAGATCTAGAAGTCTAAGTGTAAGCGCGGGACACTTCGCAATCGAAAACCAGAATGGAGCGTAGATTCTGATCATCTTCGTCAAAACTTTCTGCTGGTCATCATAATTTTGCTCCAGTATTATTTGAGCAATCCTGTTCGCATATATTGTAACAGTATGAGACCAAATAAACCAGAACAATTATTAACTGTAACACTTAAGCAGAAAGAACAAGACCTTCCAGTGGCAGAACTTCTTAGGCTAATTGTCTTTGCAGGGACATCAGTTGGGTGAGATATAAGGACAGCATCCTGCCAAATTCGATAAACCTAATAAATATACAAGAGGGAGTAAAagaaacggaacaaaaattatGCGTTGCCGCTGTGGATCTAGGTTCGATTTCCCAACTTACATGCATTGGTAGCCATCCTCTTTGTGGCAGCAAAGTAAAGTATAAAGGGTTCCTTATATCGACAGTATGCACCTTCACAGTTTCCCCAGAACCAAAGACATCTCTGCATTGATCAATACAATGACCACTGGCTTGCTTCTCAAGCACTGAGTACTCAGCTCCAAATGGAAGACAATTTGCTATAGAAAACGGTGATTTGACCACAAGAGTCCAGTCTTGAATTGGGTCCGAACGTATATCCTTTGCGATTTCTGTTGCTTGGGTTTTCAAACAGaaccataattttttattgtcTCCGGAAGTACTGCTTATCTGAGTACAGCATAGCAAGTGCTCAGATTCAGTAAGAGAAGATATACATATTTCAGACTCTGATTCACAAGCAACCTCTGGTTCCCCAGGCCTTGAAACCACATAACTCCAAGAATATTCATCAGAACCATCACGCATTACACACTTCAGCTTCAGAACATACGATGCAGACTGTGTCAATCCTGATAACGGAACCGGCAATGTATCGCCAGGTTTCAGCAACCCAATTGATATATCTGGAAATGAACGGGCTTTGGCCTCCAGACAGATATCAAGAAGGAAGTCAGTGTTGTTTTCCACCGAAACTAGAGACCTGACATTTACGTATCTGTTTCCATCCTCCATACTAACTTGACTTGCAACGACATCATTTCCCAATCGCCAGCAAGCAGCAGGCGAAGCGTAATTCAGCCTCACTGTCGTCCAAGGTCCCTCAATGCTAGGACTTACTTGAATAAATCCAGATTTTTTTTCACTTGAGGATTTGCTTTGGTCCAACATTTTCAATTTAGCTGGCAACAGTACAGCACATCTTATTTTTCCGCAGTTCTTTCTTTGATCCCCTTGGTCCATGCTCTACAGAAACAAGGAAAAAGGTAATTCATTACCAATTAAAGAAAACTATTGCACGCAATCTTTGAACCCAAAAGGCCGAGACATTTTTTACATGCATGTATTTAgtacatttttaatatctattctAGACGCGAAAGGCAGGccaagttaaaatattttaccatGGTTTCAGTTGTGGACAAGTCTAACCAGACAAGGTCATTGGCATAATTATGCTGGTATAGGTTGTCCTTCATATCTCGTGCTATCTGCTTCAACGGAGCTGAAAAAGTGCCAACAGGTGCGCCTGCAAATCGTGAAAACAACACTAATTTATATACCAAAAGGAAAGTAACAAGTGCGAGAGATGTACGCCACACGAACTAAGGAAACAAACCATTTCCGATGTCTGTCACAATTAATTC
This is a stretch of genomic DNA from Raphanus sativus cultivar WK10039 unplaced genomic scaffold, ASM80110v3 Scaffold0302, whole genome shotgun sequence. It encodes these proteins:
- the LOC108820889 gene encoding uncharacterized protein LOC108820889, whose protein sequence is MTGKNPKKRREKMQKSFSLIQTVAISGVFSAVSCWYGFVFGRESARKELGGLIEELRSSGGGSDSASPPHS
- the LOC108820888 gene encoding phosphatidylinositol 4-phosphate 5-kinase 5; amino-acid sequence: MHLKNSSVPERRFIGKESAACPPSSDSDPKHHLTVEIPDSSSPHHPSDLRRGSLGSVLSFLSSSLPSSARTNQKLLLRQVLRVRLIRFHLRFLLLLSVPPLYLFFLLISVRFLLLFVFSIVAFSFVLSISLNLALPHLPSIRLFIARLLSLKLRSSSSSSSSKVVWSIGSNPEKKKKTNSGCWVQKYSSGDVYEGEFRKGKCWGSGVYYYSVKGKYEGDWVDGKYDGYGVETWAKGSRYRGQYRQGMRHGGGVYRFYTGDVYAGEWSNGQSHGCGVFTSEDGSRFVGEFKWGVKHGLGHYHFRNGDTYAGEYFADRMHGFGVYQFGNGHRYEGAWHEGRRQGLGMYTFRNGETQAGHWEDGVLSCPTEQTTRHGSSFSISHSKVLATVQQARKAAEKAHEVVKVQERVNRAVMVSNRAANSARVAATKAVQTQTYYSSGGDDPL